From a region of the Paucidesulfovibrio longus DSM 6739 genome:
- a CDS encoding RHS repeat-associated core domain-containing protein has translation MKDGNPYLRSPLGFAGGLHDWDTGRVRFGWRDYDPDTGRFTAKDPIGAAGGDSDWYGYCSDDPVNGRDPQGLYECKDNSEKCGDKNIYCNHNTCTENCFLCGDYEPITKDDVNMIRSFPGVETL, from the coding sequence GTGAAGGACGGCAACCCATACCTGCGCTCGCCCCTCGGATTTGCGGGCGGCCTGCACGACTGGGATACGGGACGGGTCCGCTTCGGCTGGCGGGATTACGATCCGGATACCGGACGCTTCACAGCCAAAGACCCCATCGGCGCTGCTGGAGGGGATTCGGATTGGTATGGGTATTGTTCGGATGATCCAGTCAATGGGCGGGATCCGCAGGGGCTTTATGAATGTAAAGACAACTCCGAAAAATGTGGAGACAAAAATATATATTGCAACCACAACACTTGTACCGAAAACTGCTTTCTGTGCGGAGACTATGAACCAATTACGAAAGATGATGTAAATATGATACGATCTTTCCCTGGCGTAGAGACACTATT